One genomic segment of Ictalurus punctatus breed USDA103 chromosome 12, Coco_2.0, whole genome shotgun sequence includes these proteins:
- the txlna gene encoding alpha-taxilin, with protein sequence MKRQDTEDQVVDNSGESSAEGTSDTPATPEGTESPKEPSTLTDNSPAVNSETDEASGSQSTSCDVAEELSRQLEDILNTYCQVDGGEDPAVANGQPDSAEVNGLADREDSKSEDASLNCTSSVAKDQKKLQEKKKVKGLGKEITLLMQTLNTLSTPEEKLAGLCKKYAELLEEHRNSQKQMRALQKKQAQLIQEKDHLRNEHSKAILARSKLESLCRELQRHNRTLKEDGVQRARQEEEKRKEVTSHFQLTLNDIQAQMEQHNERNANLRQENMELAEKLKKLIEQYELREEHIDKVFKHKDLQQQLVDAKLHQAQALLKDSEDRHQKEKEFLLKEAVESQRMYELMKQQEVHLKQQLSLYTEKFEEFQNTLSKSNEVFTTFKQEMEKMTKKIKKLEKETTMYRSRWESSNKALLEMAEEKTLRDKELESLQVKVQRLEKLCRALQIERNELSKKVQDLSSPADGPGSETETKSSQPATDSAEGSPAHTNDPEPETPPSTHSQACHCSPVPGAESQTEACSAQD encoded by the exons ATGAAGAGGCAGGACACTGAGGATCAGGTGGTGGATAACAGTGGAGAGTCCAGTGCTGAGGGCACATCAGATACTCCAGCTACTCCTGAAGGCACAGAGAGCCCGAAGGAACCGAGCACTCTGACGGATAACTCTCCAGCTGTTAATTCTGAAACAGACGAAGCCT CTGGATCTCAATCTACCTCCTGTGATGTGGCTGAGGAGCTTAGCAGACAGCTGGAGGACATCCTCAACACATACTGTCAGGTGGATGGTGGCGAGGACCCAGCTGTAGCTAACGGCCAACCTGACAGCGCTGAGGTCAACGGGCTGGCAGACAGAGAGGACAGCAAATCCGAGGACGCCAGTCTGAACTGCACCAGCAGTGTGGCGAAGGACCAgaagaagctgcaggagaaaAAGAAGGTTAAAGGGCTGG GTAAGGAAATAACGCTGCTTATGCAGACGCTGAACACGCTGAGCACCCCCGAAGAAAAACTTGCTGGTCTGTGCAAGAAGTATGCTGAGCTG CTTGAAGAGCACCGCAACTCTCAGAAGCAGATGCGAGCTCTGCAGAAGAAGCAGGCCCAGCTGATCCAGGAAAAGGACCACCTGAGGAACGAGCACAGCAAGGCCATTCTGGCCCGCAGCAAGCTGGAGAGCCTGTGCCGTGAACTGCAGAGACACAACCGCACGCTGAAG GAGGACGGAGTGCAGCGTGCTCgtcaggaggaggagaagaggaaggaAGTGACCTCGCACTTTCAATTAACGTTGAACGACATCCAGGCGCAGATGGAGCAGCACAACGAGCGCAACGCCAACTTGCGGCAGGAGAACATGGAGCTGGCGGAGAAGCTCAAGAAGCTCATTGAGCAGTACGAGCTTCGGGAGGAA CACATAGATAAAGTTTTCAAGCACAAAGATCTACAGCAGCAGCTGGTTGACGCGAAGCTCCATCAGGCTCAGGCCCTGCTCAAAGACTCGGAGGATCGCCACCAGAAGGAGAAAGAGTTT CTGCTGAAAGAAGCCGTGGAGTCACAGAGGATGTATGAACTTATGAAACAACAAGAAGTTCATCTGAAACAGCAG TTATCATTATACACCGAGAAGTTTGAAGAGTTTCAGAACACACTCTCCAAAAGCAACGAGGTGTTCACAACCTTCAAGCAAGAGATGGAGAAG ATGACGAAGAAGATTAAGAAGCTGGAGAAGGAGACGACCATGTACAGGTCCCGATGGGAGAGCAGTAATAAAGCCCTGCTGGAGATGGCTGAGGAG AAAACTCTTAGAGATAAAGAACTGGAGAGCTTGCAGGTGAAGGTGCAGCGGTTGGAGAAGCTGTGCCGTGCCCTGCAGATCGAACGCAACGAGCTGAGCAAGAAGGTTCAGGACCTCAGTAGCCCAGCGGACGGCCCGGGCTCGGAGACCGAGACCAAATCATCGCAGCCAGCCACAGACTCGGCAGAGGGTAGCCCTGCCCACACAAACGACCCAGAGCCAGAGACTCCGCCCAGCACTCACTCTCAGGCGTGTCACTGCAGTCCCGTCCCAGGGGCCGAGTCGCAGACGGAGGCGTGTTCAGCCCAGGACTGA